The following are from one region of the Aquirufa lenticrescens genome:
- a CDS encoding GMC family oxidoreductase translates to MINSSIYIKSQQEVFDVVIVGSGAGGGMAAHTLAKAGAKVCILEAGQPFDPADPKDMTQMKWPYESLRRGASSSLRNFGDFDAAYGGWDIEGEPYTRKDGTKFDWFRSRMVGGRTNHWGRISLRFGPDDFKRKSIDGLGDDWPIGYDDMKPYYDKVDKMIGVFGTNEGLRNDPDGYFLPPPKPRLHELMIKKANKALGIPTYPSRMSMLTKPINSERGSCFYCGQCNRGCSAYADFSSSSVLVKPAVQTGNTTLLPFAMAREVMTDPVTGLATGVSYVHTGTMMEYSVKGKIVVLAASAGETARLLLNSKSARFPNGIANSSGVVGKYINDSTGASRSAIIPSLFDRKRYNEDGVGGMHVYTPWWLDNAKLDFPRGYHIEYGGGMGMPNYGFGWGIEGLNGRENFNRDGIKKAAGGYGATLKEDYRRFYGAYVGFAGRGEPVPREDNYCEIDPNVVDKFGIPVLRFHYKWSDYEVKQAKHMQDTFEEIIHSMGGEALGKKPGAENNYGLADPGRIIHEVGTARMGNDKNTSVLNSNCQAHDVKNLFVADAAPFVSQGDKNATWTILALSLRTSEYIIDQRKKGNL, encoded by the coding sequence ATGATTAACTCTTCTATTTACATTAAATCTCAACAAGAGGTTTTTGATGTAGTGATCGTAGGTTCCGGTGCGGGTGGCGGTATGGCTGCACACACGCTGGCAAAAGCTGGAGCAAAAGTGTGCATACTAGAGGCTGGACAGCCTTTTGACCCTGCAGATCCGAAAGACATGACCCAAATGAAATGGCCGTACGAATCGCTTCGCCGTGGAGCGAGTTCTTCGCTACGTAATTTTGGCGATTTCGATGCGGCTTATGGCGGCTGGGATATCGAAGGTGAACCTTATACCCGAAAAGATGGAACGAAGTTCGACTGGTTCCGATCACGAATGGTAGGTGGCCGTACGAACCACTGGGGACGCATTTCCTTGCGTTTTGGTCCAGATGATTTTAAACGAAAAAGTATCGATGGGCTAGGCGATGACTGGCCTATCGGATATGATGATATGAAGCCCTATTACGATAAGGTGGACAAAATGATTGGGGTTTTTGGGACAAATGAAGGCCTAAGAAATGATCCAGATGGTTATTTCTTGCCTCCTCCTAAACCTCGTCTACACGAATTAATGATTAAAAAGGCGAACAAAGCCTTAGGCATCCCGACTTATCCGTCGCGAATGTCGATGTTAACGAAACCGATCAATTCTGAACGTGGATCTTGTTTCTATTGCGGCCAATGTAACCGCGGTTGCTCTGCCTACGCAGATTTCTCTTCGTCATCGGTATTAGTCAAACCAGCTGTCCAAACCGGAAATACGACTTTACTTCCCTTCGCTATGGCGAGAGAAGTAATGACGGATCCAGTTACTGGTTTAGCTACGGGTGTTTCCTATGTACACACGGGAACGATGATGGAATATTCTGTTAAAGGAAAAATTGTCGTTTTAGCGGCTTCTGCAGGTGAAACGGCTCGTTTATTATTGAATTCGAAAAGCGCGCGCTTCCCCAATGGTATCGCAAATTCGAGCGGTGTCGTAGGAAAATATATCAATGACTCCACTGGAGCCTCTCGTTCCGCGATTATTCCGTCCTTATTTGACCGGAAACGCTATAACGAAGATGGTGTTGGTGGTATGCACGTGTATACCCCTTGGTGGTTAGATAACGCAAAATTAGACTTCCCACGCGGATACCACATCGAATATGGTGGCGGTATGGGAATGCCAAACTACGGTTTCGGCTGGGGAATTGAAGGCCTAAATGGGCGGGAGAATTTCAACCGCGATGGTATTAAGAAAGCGGCCGGTGGATACGGGGCGACCTTGAAAGAGGATTACCGCCGTTTCTATGGCGCTTATGTCGGTTTTGCGGGTCGCGGAGAACCGGTTCCACGCGAAGACAACTACTGCGAAATTGATCCAAACGTTGTAGACAAATTCGGTATTCCAGTACTTCGTTTCCATTATAAATGGAGCGATTACGAAGTGAAGCAGGCCAAACACATGCAAGACACCTTCGAAGAAATTATTCACTCCATGGGTGGCGAGGCTTTAGGTAAGAAACCTGGCGCAGAAAACAATTACGGTTTAGCGGACCCTGGTCGTATCATTCACGAAGTAGGAACGGCTCGTATGGGAAATGACAAGAATACATCCGTACTTAATTCGAACTGCCAAGCGCATGACGTGAAGAACTTGTTCGTGGCAGATGCCGCTCCATTCGTATCACAAGGCGATAAAAATGCGACTTGGACGATTTTGGCCCTATCCTTACGTACATCTGAATACATTATCGATCAACGCAAAAAAGGCAACCTGTAA
- the mutS gene encoding DNA mismatch repair protein MutS yields MEKKYLARKADNGEEPLKKGETPLSRQFNQIKAKYPGAILLFRVGDFYETFGQDAVKASKILGIVLTRRNNGNADAELAGFPHHSLDTYLPKLVRAGERVAICDQLEDPATVKGIVKRGVTELVTPGVSFNDQVLDNKRNNYVAAISLEEKTATYGIALLDISTGEFMCSQGPLAYIQKLVQSFLPAEILYPKKHRNAFIDAFGEQFHSFTMEEWIFTHEFTYPLLTQHFKTKNLKGFGIENSPLGIVSAGVILHYLAETEHRAIGHISSIQRIEEDKYVWLDRFTIRNLELIHPTQEGGVPLIALIDQTLTAMGGRLLRKWLVLPLKELKTIEQRQEGVAGLLASDTLLDQVSDLLKPIGDVERMISKVAAGRINPRELNALKKALQQIPEIKTLLSASTSPSLSGLANSLDTCAELVEKIDTILREDPPVLVHQGGMINSGYLAELDELHGLSSSGKNFLADIQKREIERTGITSLKVSYNKVFGYYLEVTNAHKDRVPPEWIRKQTLVNAERYITEELKIYEEKILSAEDKISVIEFRLFQELVETALGYITQIQQNALGIATLDVLASFATVAKKNNYVRPALNETEIIDIKGGRHPVIEKQLPAGENYVPNDIYLDDKTQQIMMITGPNMAGKSALLRQTALIVLLAQMGSYVPAESAMLGLVDKVFTRVGASDNLSKGESTFMVEMTETAAILNNLSSRSLVLLDEIGRGTSTYDGVSMAWAIAEHLHNHPTYKAKTLFATHYHELNELTQDFPRIQNFHVSVKEVGNKIIFLRKLLPGGSAHSFGIHVAQLAGMPTSLVLRAHEILQNLEKDHVLEDNIDKLKEMPKANYQMSLFGAEIPEGLQKIEDQLKELDVNSLSPIEALLKLNELKRLL; encoded by the coding sequence ATAGAAAAGAAATATTTGGCAAGGAAAGCAGACAACGGAGAGGAGCCATTGAAAAAAGGGGAAACCCCACTTTCAAGGCAGTTTAATCAAATCAAGGCGAAATACCCGGGGGCTATTTTATTGTTCCGTGTGGGGGACTTTTACGAGACCTTTGGCCAAGATGCGGTGAAAGCCTCGAAAATTTTAGGAATTGTTTTGACGCGCCGTAATAATGGAAATGCCGATGCGGAATTAGCGGGTTTTCCACACCATTCGTTGGACACCTATTTGCCTAAATTAGTGCGTGCAGGCGAACGAGTAGCCATTTGTGATCAATTAGAAGACCCGGCGACTGTTAAGGGAATTGTGAAGCGTGGGGTAACGGAATTAGTGACGCCGGGTGTTTCGTTTAATGATCAAGTCCTAGATAATAAGCGCAATAATTACGTGGCGGCTATTTCTCTAGAGGAAAAAACGGCCACCTACGGAATTGCCTTACTTGATATTTCAACGGGAGAATTTATGTGCTCTCAGGGGCCTTTGGCCTATATTCAGAAGTTAGTCCAAAGTTTTCTGCCGGCCGAGATCTTGTATCCCAAAAAACATCGCAATGCCTTCATCGATGCGTTTGGAGAACAATTTCACAGCTTTACGATGGAGGAGTGGATTTTTACTCACGAATTCACGTACCCGCTATTAACACAACATTTTAAGACCAAAAATCTGAAAGGATTTGGGATCGAAAATAGTCCACTCGGCATCGTTTCTGCTGGGGTTATTTTACATTATTTAGCTGAAACAGAGCACCGCGCGATCGGTCATATATCTTCAATTCAACGCATTGAAGAAGATAAATACGTTTGGTTAGATCGCTTTACCATTCGCAACTTAGAATTAATTCATCCGACTCAAGAAGGTGGAGTTCCCTTAATTGCGCTCATCGACCAAACGTTGACGGCGATGGGTGGTCGTTTACTTCGAAAATGGTTGGTATTGCCTTTGAAAGAATTAAAAACGATCGAACAACGCCAAGAGGGTGTGGCAGGTTTACTTGCCTCAGATACCTTATTGGATCAAGTTTCCGACTTATTAAAACCGATTGGTGATGTGGAGCGGATGATTTCCAAAGTCGCCGCAGGCCGCATTAATCCGCGTGAATTAAATGCCTTGAAGAAGGCCTTGCAACAGATTCCAGAGATTAAAACTTTGTTATCAGCGTCTACATCACCGAGCCTTTCGGGTCTTGCGAACAGCCTTGATACTTGCGCAGAATTAGTGGAAAAAATTGACACGATTTTACGCGAAGATCCACCCGTGTTAGTGCACCAAGGGGGAATGATTAATAGTGGCTATTTAGCGGAATTAGATGAATTACACGGGCTTTCAAGCTCTGGAAAGAACTTCTTAGCCGATATCCAAAAGCGCGAAATTGAGCGAACGGGAATTACTTCTTTGAAGGTTTCCTATAACAAGGTTTTTGGGTATTATTTAGAAGTGACAAACGCTCACAAAGACCGTGTGCCTCCCGAGTGGATTCGCAAACAGACTTTAGTGAATGCGGAACGTTATATTACCGAAGAATTAAAGATTTACGAAGAGAAAATTCTGAGTGCAGAGGATAAAATATCCGTTATTGAATTCCGCCTATTTCAAGAATTAGTGGAGACTGCATTAGGTTATATAACTCAGATTCAGCAGAATGCACTCGGAATTGCCACACTCGATGTATTAGCCTCCTTTGCTACCGTTGCGAAGAAGAATAACTATGTTCGTCCGGCATTAAATGAAACAGAGATCATCGATATCAAAGGTGGTCGCCACCCGGTGATCGAAAAACAGTTGCCAGCCGGCGAAAATTATGTCCCGAATGACATCTATTTAGACGACAAAACGCAGCAAATAATGATGATTACCGGTCCCAATATGGCTGGTAAATCAGCTTTATTGCGTCAAACCGCCTTGATCGTATTGTTAGCTCAGATGGGATCGTATGTTCCAGCTGAATCCGCGATGTTGGGTTTAGTGGACAAGGTATTCACCCGCGTGGGTGCCTCTGATAATTTGTCCAAAGGCGAATCCACTTTCATGGTCGAGATGACGGAAACAGCGGCGATTTTGAATAATTTATCGTCTCGTTCTCTGGTGTTGTTGGACGAAATCGGTCGTGGAACATCCACGTATGATGGGGTTTCGATGGCTTGGGCAATAGCAGAACACTTGCATAATCACCCTACTTACAAGGCCAAAACCTTATTTGCCACCCACTACCACGAATTAAACGAATTAACGCAGGACTTCCCGCGCATCCAAAACTTCCACGTTTCGGTGAAAGAGGTCGGCAATAAAATCATCTTCTTGCGCAAATTATTGCCAGGTGGGAGTGCCCATAGTTTTGGTATTCATGTGGCTCAATTAGCTGGGATGCCTACGTCACTCGTTTTACGTGCACATGAGATTCTTCAAAACCTCGAGAAAGATCACGTCTTAGAAGATAACATCGATAAGCTGAAAGAGATGCCGAAGGCTAACTACCAGATGAGTCTTTTTGGCGCAGAAATTCCGGAAGGCCTTCAAAAAATCGAGGATCAATTAAAGGAATTGGATGTGAATTCGTTGTCGCCGATTGAGGCGTTGCTGAAGTTGAATGAATTAAAGCGATTGCTTTAG
- a CDS encoding NAD kinase, producing MSVQLAIHGKTFSAETKPLMEKMWADICAKNCQPILSDFFKNHLLEHGFSVAEVPSYSIEKGLESADMAWSIGGDGTLLETLTQIGAKEIPILGINTGRLGFLATLSPPEISAALDTVLQGNYRIENRSLVSVESEVDFFDGKGFGLNEVGIMKTDTSSMITIKAFVDGNYLNSYWADGLIVSTATGSTGYSLAVGGPLVIPSSDIFIIAPMSPHNLNVRPLLVSSSAVLTFEVSSRSKNFLISLDSRSKVIDSHFKIEVKKAPFSAKLIKIPGDDFLQTLRSKLNWGLDVRN from the coding sequence ATGAGTGTACAATTAGCCATTCATGGAAAAACCTTTTCGGCTGAAACCAAGCCATTAATGGAGAAAATGTGGGCGGATATTTGTGCTAAAAACTGCCAACCCATCCTCTCCGACTTCTTCAAAAATCACCTCCTGGAACACGGTTTCTCGGTGGCGGAGGTGCCCAGTTATTCTATTGAAAAAGGGCTAGAGTCTGCGGATATGGCTTGGAGTATCGGTGGCGATGGAACACTGTTAGAAACATTGACTCAAATTGGTGCCAAAGAAATTCCCATCCTAGGTATTAATACCGGCCGATTGGGCTTTTTAGCCACCCTTTCACCCCCAGAAATTAGCGCTGCACTAGACACCGTTTTACAAGGAAATTACCGCATCGAAAATAGAAGCTTGGTTTCCGTTGAATCCGAGGTTGACTTTTTTGATGGTAAAGGTTTTGGCCTAAATGAAGTGGGTATTATGAAGACTGACACGTCTTCGATGATTACCATTAAAGCATTCGTAGACGGCAATTATTTAAACTCGTATTGGGCTGACGGACTTATCGTGTCTACAGCCACTGGATCCACTGGTTATTCATTAGCCGTGGGAGGTCCATTAGTGATCCCGAGTTCCGATATATTTATCATTGCACCTATGAGCCCGCACAATTTAAATGTGCGTCCGCTCCTCGTTTCAAGTTCAGCAGTTTTAACTTTTGAGGTGAGTTCAAGAAGTAAAAACTTCCTTATCTCGTTGGATTCCCGTTCCAAAGTAATCGATAGCCATTTCAAAATCGAAGTCAAAAAAGCCCCATTTTCGGCGAAATTAATCAAAATTCCAGGGGATGATTTCTTGCAGACGTTGAGAAGTAAGTTGAATTGGGGACTAGATGTCAGAAATTAA
- a CDS encoding CBS domain-containing protein, with protein sequence MLSHLNYDLPVLRLTDSVAKALKTLRTQGVNTLAVVENKNFIGLVSSEILSQALSSEQSLADLRTHFSTFRMEEEEDVLASLPWFDEPTLDVIAITNGEGSFRGYLTKNEVGSLLLNSGLENKNGGIIRIPFQASRDSLSTIIRIIEEENGFVVRSFFQEPNVVLQVQTETFGKIISNLERHGIFIEKAFVFGEQLEVDQDRFDHLMRFIDL encoded by the coding sequence ATGCTTTCACACCTAAATTATGATTTACCGGTGTTGCGCTTGACAGATTCAGTCGCGAAAGCGCTGAAGACGCTCCGCACCCAAGGTGTAAATACATTAGCGGTGGTCGAAAATAAGAATTTCATTGGACTTGTTTCCTCGGAAATTTTAAGTCAGGCTTTATCGTCTGAACAATCCCTTGCAGATCTGAGAACTCATTTTTCCACCTTTCGCATGGAAGAGGAGGAGGATGTATTAGCTAGCTTACCTTGGTTTGATGAACCAACCTTAGATGTTATTGCCATTACTAATGGGGAAGGATCATTTAGAGGTTATTTGACCAAAAATGAAGTAGGAAGCCTACTGTTGAATTCAGGTCTAGAAAATAAAAATGGCGGAATTATCCGCATCCCATTTCAAGCATCACGAGATAGCTTGAGTACGATTATTCGTATCATTGAGGAAGAAAATGGATTTGTCGTACGCAGTTTTTTCCAAGAACCGAATGTGGTTCTTCAGGTTCAAACCGAGACCTTTGGCAAGATTATTTCCAACCTAGAAAGACACGGAATTTTCATAGAAAAAGCCTTTGTTTTTGGGGAGCAATTAGAAGTAGATCAAGACCGTTTTGATCATTTAATGCGTTTTATTGACCTATAA
- a CDS encoding alpha/beta fold hydrolase codes for MEYLIKEEGEYRYIDEGQGETLLLLHGLFGALSNWAEVINHFKSNYRVIIPLMPIHDMPIKEAGCEGLTVFIEGFVDFKGLDTFSVIGNSLGGHVALIYTLSHPEKIQRLILTGSSGLFENSMGGSYPKRGNYEFIKERVEYTFYDPKTASKELVDEVFEITNSIPKVMRIIAIAKSAQRNNMAKDIVHIKAPTLLIWGLNDTITPPEVGHEFNQLIQGSTLRFIDKCCHAPMMERPTEFNEILTEWLNQNPV; via the coding sequence ATGGAGTACCTAATTAAGGAAGAAGGAGAGTACCGTTACATCGATGAAGGACAAGGTGAAACCCTTTTATTACTTCACGGATTGTTTGGCGCATTGAGCAATTGGGCTGAAGTGATTAATCACTTCAAGTCAAATTACAGAGTCATCATTCCACTGATGCCTATTCACGATATGCCTATTAAAGAGGCTGGTTGCGAAGGATTAACCGTATTTATTGAAGGGTTTGTAGACTTTAAAGGTTTGGACACCTTTAGCGTAATAGGTAATTCATTAGGTGGCCATGTCGCATTGATATATACTCTAAGTCACCCTGAAAAGATCCAACGATTGATTTTGACCGGTTCATCCGGACTATTCGAAAACTCGATGGGCGGTTCTTATCCGAAGCGCGGAAATTACGAGTTTATCAAAGAGCGTGTTGAATATACTTTTTACGACCCTAAAACGGCGAGCAAAGAATTAGTAGATGAAGTATTCGAAATTACGAATAGTATTCCTAAAGTGATGCGCATTATTGCCATTGCAAAGTCTGCACAGCGAAACAATATGGCCAAAGATATTGTACATATCAAGGCTCCTACCCTACTGATCTGGGGTTTAAATGATACCATTACTCCACCAGAAGTCGGACACGAATTCAATCAATTAATTCAGGGCTCTACCCTGCGATTCATTGATAAATGCTGTCACGCACCTATGATGGAAAGGCCTACAGAATTCAACGAAATTTTAACCGAATGGTTAAATCAGAACCCCGTCTAA
- a CDS encoding protoporphyrinogen/coproporphyrinogen oxidase, whose translation MKPILIVGGGIAGLQAANILHQNNTDFILFEKQASLGGRVSSIKKDGFILDRGFQVLQTSYPEVQRSLDLSKLQLHFFESGAKIKDQTFFNPLRRPFDLFSSDILTFKDAYSLAKIWFRLQGDVPAIDGNKQTTQELIESYTFSDRFKNEFLIPFFQGVLLQETLSQPASLFFYYLQQFLYGNAAIPSGGMQAIPDQMASYLPTDKLKLNQEIVAISPTSVTLKSGEIIEGDAVILAVDLPVAAKLFGLQTPQTLASRTFYFSAKKAATEPALLRLVGEQHLLHYTCLTDVNPELAPKGKALYSATSLYNSSEKEVKEVLEKQLLGQKLTFIESFDIPHSLQKVDAYETVKNAANGIALAGDYLEFPSLQGALQSGRKAAEEILDRS comes from the coding sequence ATGAAACCTATCTTGATTGTTGGTGGTGGAATTGCAGGTTTGCAAGCAGCCAATATTTTACATCAAAACAACACAGACTTCATTTTGTTTGAAAAGCAAGCAAGTTTAGGTGGGCGAGTTTCATCGATTAAAAAAGATGGATTTATTTTAGACCGCGGTTTTCAAGTACTGCAAACTTCTTATCCGGAAGTGCAGCGCTCTTTAGATCTTTCAAAACTGCAGTTACATTTTTTTGAATCGGGTGCAAAGATCAAAGATCAAACGTTTTTCAACCCGCTTCGCCGCCCTTTTGATTTGTTTTCGTCTGATATCCTTACTTTCAAGGATGCCTATTCGTTAGCAAAAATCTGGTTCAGATTACAAGGTGATGTGCCTGCTATAGATGGGAATAAGCAAACAACGCAAGAGTTAATCGAATCCTATACATTTTCTGATCGTTTTAAGAACGAATTCTTGATTCCATTTTTTCAAGGAGTTTTATTACAAGAGACACTATCTCAACCGGCTTCTTTATTTTTCTATTATTTGCAACAGTTTTTGTATGGAAATGCGGCGATTCCTTCGGGTGGAATGCAGGCTATTCCAGATCAAATGGCCTCCTATTTGCCTACAGATAAACTTAAATTAAATCAAGAAATTGTCGCTATTTCGCCCACCAGTGTTACCCTAAAATCGGGTGAAATCATAGAAGGGGATGCTGTTATTTTAGCGGTGGATTTGCCGGTGGCTGCGAAGCTTTTTGGGTTACAAACGCCTCAAACCTTAGCCTCTAGAACGTTTTATTTTTCAGCAAAAAAGGCTGCAACAGAACCCGCCTTATTGCGCTTAGTAGGAGAGCAACATTTACTTCATTATACGTGTTTGACGGATGTGAACCCGGAATTAGCACCTAAGGGAAAAGCTTTATATTCTGCTACGAGTCTTTATAATAGTTCAGAAAAAGAGGTGAAAGAGGTGCTTGAAAAGCAATTGCTGGGGCAAAAATTGACCTTTATTGAAAGTTTTGATATTCCTCATTCTTTACAAAAAGTGGACGCCTATGAGACTGTAAAAAATGCGGCCAATGGCATCGCATTAGCAGGAGATTATTTGGAATTTCCATCCTTGCAAGGAGCGCTACAATCAGGGAGGAAAGCGGCGGAAGAAATTTTGGACAGATCCTGA
- a CDS encoding vanadium-dependent haloperoxidase, which yields MRKIIFLFAVLFVAACSSSNKDYQKAASNPEFLIRAEVMLTESIIHDIFAPPVSSRIYMYASIAGYEAAIHGEKGYKSLVGQINGFEKVAQPEKGKEYCYPLASNRAFLTMGKKLTFAQELYEEFDKKLEEDYRATGIPDDVYERSIALGDSIAESVFKYAAKDNYKQTRGFRFTVTNDPGTWTPTPPAYMDAVEPFWTKIRPVGLDSSAQFQAPVPSKFDLTPGTPYYKEVMESYNTVKNLTEEQRNIANFWDCNPFKMNITGHAMFATKKMSPGGHWMGIVGQVSRQLKKTHVQVAEAFVMTSMSIFDGFISCWDEKYRSIRIRPETVINNSIDKKWIPILQTPPFPEYTSGHSTISSAAATVLTKLYGDNVAFNDSTEIPYGLPPRKFTSFKQAADEASISRLYGGIHFRPALDQGVIQGAKVANQLLAKVKIK from the coding sequence ATGAGAAAAATTATCTTCCTTTTCGCTGTATTGTTCGTAGCAGCTTGTTCTAGCTCGAACAAAGACTACCAAAAAGCGGCTTCCAATCCTGAGTTTTTAATTCGTGCGGAAGTGATGTTAACCGAAAGTATCATTCACGACATTTTCGCTCCCCCTGTTTCATCCCGTATTTACATGTACGCTAGTATCGCCGGATATGAGGCGGCTATTCATGGGGAGAAAGGGTACAAATCTTTAGTAGGTCAAATCAATGGTTTTGAAAAGGTCGCTCAACCCGAAAAAGGCAAGGAATATTGTTATCCATTAGCCTCTAATCGTGCTTTTTTAACGATGGGTAAGAAATTGACATTTGCACAAGAATTATACGAAGAATTCGATAAGAAATTAGAGGAGGATTATAGAGCAACGGGTATTCCGGATGACGTATATGAGCGTTCGATTGCTTTAGGTGATTCGATTGCTGAATCTGTGTTTAAATATGCGGCGAAAGATAATTACAAACAAACGCGCGGTTTTCGTTTCACTGTGACGAATGATCCAGGAACTTGGACACCCACTCCACCGGCCTATATGGATGCGGTAGAGCCATTCTGGACTAAAATTCGTCCCGTAGGACTTGATTCGTCAGCTCAATTTCAGGCTCCAGTGCCATCTAAGTTTGATTTGACACCCGGAACACCTTATTACAAAGAAGTGATGGAATCGTATAATACGGTCAAAAATCTAACGGAAGAACAGCGTAACATTGCTAATTTCTGGGATTGCAATCCATTTAAAATGAATATTACAGGTCATGCTATGTTTGCAACCAAAAAGATGTCACCAGGTGGACACTGGATGGGAATTGTGGGACAAGTTTCACGTCAATTAAAGAAAACACACGTTCAGGTGGCGGAAGCATTTGTGATGACTTCGATGTCTATTTTTGATGGATTTATTTCTTGCTGGGATGAGAAATACCGTTCAATACGAATTCGTCCAGAGACGGTGATTAATAATAGCATTGACAAGAAATGGATACCGATTTTACAGACTCCTCCTTTCCCAGAATACACGTCTGGACATAGTACTATTTCAAGTGCGGCGGCTACGGTTTTGACAAAATTATATGGTGATAATGTGGCCTTTAATGATTCTACGGAGATTCCTTATGGGTTGCCACCACGTAAATTTACCTCGTTTAAACAAGCAGCGGATGAAGCTTCTATTTCTCGATTGTATGGCGGAATTCACTTCCGTCCTGCCTTAGATCAAGGTGTGATTCAAGGGGCAAAAGTGGCAAATCAATTGCTGGCAAAAGTGAAAATAAAGTAA
- a CDS encoding group III truncated hemoglobin: MKSDITSKADIQTFVDAFYAKMPSDDLVGKVFMEVMHVDFSTHLPKMYDFWEMLLFQGTSYQGAPMRPHLQINQIHPITPAHFERWLGMFRETLRDLFEGPKTEEAITKAENIAATWAYKLDYLTKHPA; this comes from the coding sequence ATGAAAAGCGACATCACTTCGAAAGCCGACATTCAAACATTTGTGGATGCATTTTATGCTAAAATGCCCTCAGATGATTTAGTGGGAAAGGTTTTCATGGAAGTGATGCACGTGGATTTTTCGACGCATCTCCCTAAAATGTATGATTTTTGGGAGATGTTGTTGTTTCAGGGGACTTCCTATCAAGGAGCTCCTATGCGACCTCATTTGCAGATTAATCAGATTCATCCGATTACGCCCGCTCACTTTGAGCGATGGTTAGGAATGTTCCGCGAAACACTTCGCGATTTATTTGAAGGGCCTAAGACGGAAGAGGCAATTACGAAGGCAGAAAATATTGCTGCCACGTGGGCTTATAAATTGGATTATTTAACGAAACACCCTGCTTAA
- a CDS encoding GHMP family kinase ATP-binding protein produces MIVSTPGRICLFGEHQDYLGLPVIAAAISKRIQIDGDFREDTIVHFSLPDVGAEESFELIYPLAYTKERDYFKSVLNVLYRKGHRLDKGLELTVSGNIPINSGTSSSSALLVSWVNFLNEIYDLGYTQKQVGEITYEAEVLEFSEPGGMMDQYSTAVGNVIYLASVPEINIQTYARELGTFVLGDSMEPKDTLGILSHVKFGMLGGMKKILVKYPDFDLSTEIDPAKYRDLLTEDEWVLLQSNISDRDLLLEAKAMFEGKIEWSDEKLGSLLNEHQVNLREHKRISTPKINRMIQAALEAGALGGKINGSGGGGCMFAYAPENPEKVVEAIEKVGGKAYIITVDKGTTKIK; encoded by the coding sequence ATGATCGTATCAACCCCGGGTCGTATTTGTCTTTTTGGCGAACACCAAGATTATTTAGGATTGCCTGTGATTGCAGCTGCGATATCGAAACGTATTCAAATCGACGGTGATTTCAGGGAGGATACTATCGTGCATTTTTCGTTGCCGGATGTAGGAGCGGAAGAATCTTTCGAGCTAATTTATCCCTTAGCCTACACAAAAGAGCGAGATTATTTCAAGAGTGTGCTGAACGTGTTGTACCGTAAAGGGCATCGCTTAGACAAAGGTTTGGAATTAACAGTAAGCGGTAATATCCCAATCAATTCCGGAACGTCTAGTTCTTCAGCTTTGCTGGTTTCCTGGGTAAATTTTTTGAACGAAATCTATGATTTAGGCTATACCCAAAAGCAAGTAGGTGAGATTACCTACGAAGCGGAGGTACTTGAGTTTTCAGAGCCTGGTGGGATGATGGACCAGTATTCAACGGCGGTGGGTAATGTGATTTATTTAGCCTCTGTCCCGGAAATTAACATCCAGACGTATGCCAGAGAGTTAGGTACCTTTGTTTTAGGGGATTCGATGGAGCCTAAAGATACCTTGGGAATATTGAGTCACGTGAAGTTTGGGATGTTAGGTGGGATGAAAAAAATTCTAGTAAAATACCCAGATTTTGATTTATCGACAGAAATAGATCCTGCAAAATACCGCGACTTGTTAACTGAGGATGAATGGGTGCTTTTGCAATCGAATATTAGTGACCGCGATTTGCTGCTAGAGGCAAAAGCGATGTTTGAAGGAAAAATCGAATGGTCAGATGAAAAATTAGGTTCGTTATTAAATGAACATCAAGTAAATTTGCGGGAACACAAACGCATTTCTACTCCCAAGATTAATCGAATGATTCAGGCTGCGTTAGAGGCAGGAGCTTTGGGAGGAAAAATAAACGGTTCAGGTGGTGGCGGATGTATGTTTGCTTATGCCCCTGAGAATCCAGAAAAAGTGGTCGAGGCGATAGAGAAAGTGGGTGGGAAGGCCTATATTATTACAGTAGATAAAGGAACAACGAAAATAAAATGA